Proteins from one Setaria italica strain Yugu1 chromosome V, Setaria_italica_v2.0, whole genome shotgun sequence genomic window:
- the LOC101782167 gene encoding protein MIZU-KUSSEI 1: MRTIMARSPHESSFSFSRRNFKWPVLGKSSSHGATAGVEDGSAKGSEADEEDEAAMAFSSSCPSFHSEDFVSPPPPPKQRGKKGRTAVSRLRTALAAAIAGRHRQVGLGARLTGTLYGHRRGHVHLAFQVDPRACPALLLELAAPTASLVREMASGLVRIALECDRAKAACALPSAASAASNSGGAGRKLVEEKVWRAYCNGKGCGYAVRRECGAADWRVLRALEAVSMGAGVIPAACGGGEGDVMYMRARFERVVGSRDSEAFYMMNPDSSTGGNGGPELSIYLLRV; the protein is encoded by the coding sequence ATGAGGACCATCATGGCGAGGAGCCCCCACGagtcctccttctccttctcccggAGGAACTTCAAGTGGCCGGTCCTTGGCAAGAGCAGCAGCCATGGCGCCACAGCCGGCGTGGAGGACGGCTCCGCTAAGGGCTCGGAGGCCGACGAAGAGGACGAGGCGGCCATGGCGTTCTCCTCCAGCTGCCCGTCGTTCCACTCGGAGGACTTCGtgtccccgccgccaccgcccaagcAGCGCGGCAAGAAGGGCCGTACCGCTGTCTCCCGGCTGCGCACGGCGCTGGCCGCGGCCATCGCCGGCCGGCACCGGCAGGTCGGCCTCGGCGCGCGGCTCACGGGCACGCTCtacggccaccgccgcggccacgtCCACCTCGCGTTCCAGGTGGACCCGCGCGCGTGCCCCGCGCTGCTGCTCGAGCTCGCCGCGCCCACGGCGTCGCTGGTGCGCGAGATGGCGTCCGGCCTCGTGCGCATCGCGCTCGAGTGCGACCGCGCCAAGGCCGCCTGCGCGCTCCCcagcgccgcctcggccgcttCCAACAGCGGTGGCGCCGGCAGGAAGTTGGTGGAGGAGAAGGTGTGGCGCGCGTACTGCAACGGCAAGGGCTGCGGGTACGCGGTGCGCCGCGAGTGCGGCGCCGCGGACTGGCGGGTGCTGCGCGCGCTGGAGGCCGTGTCCATGGGCGCCGGCGTCATaccggcggcgtgcggcggtggcgagggggACGTCATGTACATGCGCGCGCGCTTCGAGCGCGTCGTCGGCTCCCGCGACTCGGAGGCGTTCTACATGATGAACCCGGACAGCAGCActggcggcaatggcggcccGGAGCTTAGCATCTACCTCCTTCGAGTTTGA
- the LOC101782575 gene encoding G-type lectin S-receptor-like serine/threonine-protein kinase At2g19130, which produces MATAEQLSLRVFLPCFLLVAICVRPPLSRAAARASDTVSRDQPLSGGHRLVSKGGKFAVGFFQPDDTAPDRWYLAIWYNKISKHTPVWIANRARPISNLDSSELTISQDGNMALLDRLQSTIWATNITSNTSVSNSTVGIILDTGNFVLVPSSNTTDFLWQSFNEPTNVWLPGAKFGRNKVTGHTTRIVSWDSSVDPSPGYYTLLIDPDGSNQFIHQWNDSEIYWATGNWTGSMFTGMPEMASYPKALLKYEFVDNDQESYFIYHINETILTAMFLMEVSGQVKGVAWLESAQDWVPFFAVPKAQCSVYFVCGSFAMCTENTFTFCSCLRGFNKQYEGNWLYGNPRGGCTRKAKLQCGANSSRNTEIDGFYTLSIANLPDKASTSSIVAASADACKQACLNNCSCVAYFYDDSCSLWYGDLINLVSPDGSTGHVIYVRLAASEFFSGSTKTGKPLAVWALTGGAILIAIIVIAGVLLVPMKKIYNKRNKIEGCLVVFSFRYLRTVTKNFSEILGRGSFGSVYKGILPDGTLVAVKKLDGLSQGEKPFRAEVSTIGTIQHVNLIRLLGFCTEQSMKMLVYEYMPNGSLDRNIFASTPVELSWNVMFQIALGVAKGLSYLHEGCRSCIIHCDIKPENVLLDASFKPKIAVFGLAKLVGRDFSRVLTTMRGTVGYLAPEWISGTAITPKADVFSYGMLLFEIMSGKRNSAWHQQNMKFFPVLVATRLQEGGDIKALFDSEIMQDANLHEVGRACKVACWWIQDDENTRPAMREIV; this is translated from the exons ATGGCTACGGCGGAGCAGCTCTCCCTGCGTGTGTTCTTGCCATGCTTCCTGCTGGTGGCGATCTGCGTGCGTCCGCCGCtgtcgcgggcggcggcgcgcgcgtccgACACCGTGTCACGAGACCAGCCGCTCTCCGGCGGCCACAGGCTTGTTTCCAAGGGCGGCAAATTCGCAGTGGGGTTCTTTCAGCCGG ATGATACAGCACCTGACAGATGGTACCTTGCTATCTGGTACAACAAGATCTCAAAGCACACACCTGTGTGGATAGCAAATCGTGCAAGGCCAATCTCCAATCTAGACTCCTCTGAGCTCACAATATCACAAGATGGCAACATGGCATTGCTCGACCGGCTCCAGTCTACTATCTGGGCCACTAACATCACCAGTAACACTTCAGTTTCCAACTCCACCGTCGGCATCATCCTCGACACAGGCAATTTTGTGCTGGTACCTTCATCCAACACCACCGATTTCCTTTGGCAAAGTTTCAACGAACCAACCAATGTGTGGCTTCCAGGGGCAAAGTTTGGACGGAACAAGGTCACTGGTCATACCACACGCATCGTATCATGGGATAGCTCTGTTGATCCATCGCCAGGGTATTATACCCTTTTGATCGACCCGGATGGCAGCAACCAGTTTATCCACCAATGGAACGACTCTGAGATCTATTGGGCAACGGGCAACTGGACTGGCAGTATGTTTACTGGAATGCCTGAGATGGCGTCGTACCCTAAAGCCTTACTAAAATATGAATTCGTAGATAATGATCAGGAGAGCTACTTCATATACCACATTAACGAAACCATACTTACAGCTATGTTTCTGATGGAGGTCTCAGGTCAGGTCAAGGGTGTAGCATGGCTGGAGAGTGCGCAAGACTGGGTGCCATTCTTTGCAGTGCCAAAAGCACAGTGCAGTGTGTATTTTGTTTGTGGCTCTTTCGCCATGTGTACTGAGAATACATTCACTTTCTGCAGCTGTCTCAGGGGTTTCAACAAACAGTATGAAGGAAACTGGCTGTATGGTAACCCCAGAGGTGGGTGCACGAGGAAAGCTAAGCTACAATGTGGTGCCAACAGCTCAAGGAATACAGAAATCGACGGATTCTATACACTTTCTATTGCTAACCTGCCTGACAAGGCCTCGACCTCCAGTATTGTAGCTGCTAGCGCTGATGCATGTAAGCAGGCTTGTCTGAACAATTGTTCTTGTGTTGCTTATTTCTACGATGATAGCTGTTCTTTATGGTATGGAGACTTAATAAACCTGGTGTCTCCTGATGGTTCAACGGGACATGTTATCTACGTAAGGCTTGCTGCATCAGAGTTCTTTTCAGGGTCAACAAAGACAGGCAAGCCATTGGCTGTGTGGGCTTTAACTGGTGGAGCTATCCTTATTGCCATCATTGTGATTGCAGGCGTACTTTTGGTACCCATGAAGAAGATCTATAATAAGCGGAACAAAATTGAGGGTTGTTTGGTTGTATTCAGTTTTAGGTACCTACGGACCGTGACAAAAAACTTTTCAGAGATATTGGGCAGAGGGTCTTTTGGTTCTGTGTATAAAGGAATATTACCTGATGGGACACTAGTTGCTGTGAAGAAGCTTGATGGCCTTTCTCAGGGTGAGAAGCCATTCCGAGCTGAAGTTAGTACGATTGGCACCATTCAGCATGTGAATCTAATCCGATTGCTTGGGTTTTGCACAGAGCAGTCAATGAAGATGCTAGTCTATGAGTATATGCCAAATGGGTCCTTGGACAGAAACATTTTTGCAAGCACTCCAGTGGAACTGAGCTGGAATgtcat GTTCCAAATTGCTCTCGGGGTTGCAAAGGGGTTATCTTATTTGCACGAGGGATGTAGGAGCTGCATCATACACTGTGATATTAAGCCAGAGAATGTGCTCCTCGACGCCTCTTTCAAGCCAAAAATAGCAGTTTTTGGGCTTGCCAAGCTCGTTGGGAGGGATTTCAGCAGGGTGTTGACGACCATGAGGGGTACTGTAGGCTATCTTGCTCCTGAGTGGATAAGCGGCACGGCTATCACCCCAAAGGCCGATGTTTTTAGCTACGGTATGCTACTTTTCGAGATCATGTCAGGGAAAAGGAATTCAGCTTGGCACCAGCAAAACATGAAGTTCTTCCCTGTGCTGGTAGCAACAAGACTACAAGAAGGTGGCGACATCAAGGCCTTGTTCGATTCTGAAATAATGCAAGATGCTAACTTACACGAGGTTGGGAGGGCATGCAAGGTCGCCTGTTGGTGGATCCAGGATGATGAGAACACAAGGCCAGCAATGCGAGAAATTGTTTAG
- the LOC101782984 gene encoding single-stranded DNA-binding protein, mitochondrial, with the protein MAASSASLLARRLLLSRRFLSSPLRPFSTTTTPSSSSSISSPSFNGSDTESDPELENDQAPGEQDRQQAQNRPRPPNTTRPLENGLDPGIYKAIMVGKVGQEPMQKRLRNGRTIVLFSLGTGGIRNNRRPLDREEPHQYADRCSVQWHRVCVYPERLGTLALNHVKTGTVLYLEGNLETKVFCDPITGLVRRIREIAVRANGRLLFLGNDANGPKLGEVKGVGYF; encoded by the exons ATGgcggcttcctccgcctccctcctcgcccggcgcctcctcctctcccgccgcTTCCTCTCGTCCCCACTCCGCCCCTTCTCCACCACCAcgacgccctcctcctcctcctcgatctcTTCCCCCTCGTTTAATGGGTCCGACACGGAATCCGACCCTGAGCTCGAGAACGACCAGGCCCCCGGGGAGCAGGATCGCCAGCAGGCGCAGaatcgcccgcgcccgcccaaCACCACCCGCCCCCTCGAGAACGGCCTCGACCCCGGCATCTATAAG GCGATAATGGTGGGGAAGGTCGGGCAGGAGCCGATGCAGAAGCGGCTGCGGAATGGGAGGACCATCGTGCTCTTCTCGCTCGGCACCGGCGGCATCCGCAACAACCGCCGCCCGCTGGACCGCGAGGAGCCGCACCAATACGCCGATCGATGCTCCGTTCAGTGGCACCGCGTCTGCGTCTACCCAGAGCGCCTCGGCACCCTCGCGCTCAACCACGTCAAGACCGG CACTGTTCTCTATTTGGAAGGAAATCTGGAGACCAAAGTGTTCTGTGATCCAATTACTGGGCTGGTTAGACGCATAAGAGAAATAGCTGTGCGTGCAAATG GTCGCCTCTTGTTTCTTGGTAATGATGCAAATGGTCCCAAGTTGGGTGAAGTCAAGGGCGTCGGCTACTTCTGA